Genomic DNA from Anaerotignum faecicola:
CCGCTGTACGCTCGGTAATGCTGTTGCCTGCCGCAATATAGAAGGTCAGCGTCTGATCGTACAGGATTTACAGAAGGTGGGCGTTAAGGTTCAGATTGAACAGGTAGACTTCCCGACCCTTATGAGCAACATGTTAGACGGCAAGCACGATATGGGAACCATCGGTTCCGGCGGTACCTTGGACCCGAGCGAGAGCCGTGAGATGATCCATCCGGACAGCTCCGTTAACTTCTGCCAGTTAAGAGATACTGAGATGACAGACTTAATCGACAAGGGCAATGCAGAGCTGACCTTCGACGCCAGAAAACCATATTTTGATGAGTATCAGGTGATGGTGAAGGAGCGTTCTGCCATGGCTTACTTGTATACCAAGAATACATTAACGGTT
This window encodes:
- a CDS encoding peptide ABC transporter substrate-binding protein, giving the protein RCTLGNAVACRNIEGQRLIVQDLQKVGVKVQIEQVDFPTLMSNMLDGKHDMGTIGSGGTLDPSESREMIHPDSSVNFCQLRDTEMTDLIDKGNAELTFDARKPYFDEYQVMVKERSAMAYLYTKNTLTV